The sequence below is a genomic window from Flavobacterium lipolyticum.
AATATATTCTTTCGAGTAGTCGTAATGTTTGATTGTATTTTTACGGCTTTCGGCAATCATCTGAATACCGCATTTGGTGATTAGTTGTAATTTTTCACGCGAAATTTTACTGGCCTGAAATGCTTTTCCAAAATCCGCTTCAGTAGTATAAGCTCCGTAAATATCAGCGTGATCAAAAGTAGTAATTTTGTTTTCGATACAGATCTGTATCATGTTTTCCATTTCTTTAAGCGTTAGGTTTTTATCCCATACACCCCAATTCATAGTGCCCGAAATAATAGGCGATAATGCTGTTTTACTCATGGTTTTATTGCGTTATTTTTGGTAATAAATATGCTTTTCTGAAGCATAATCACCAAAGTTCTTAAAAATATAAAAATAGATTCCCAATTCGTCCTTAAAATTAGGTCTTTGGTCGAAGTTTTAACCATTTTTTAACATCTTACTTCTCAAAAAATATTCAATTTGCACTCTCAAAAGTTAGGCATAAAAATCAAGGTTTTAAAAATATTTATATGGAAGAAAATACAACGACTTTAGACATTAGAGCGATAAATGAGAAAATTGAAAGAGAAAGTGCTTTTATAGACCTTCTTACAATGGAAATGAACAAAGTTATTGTGGGCCAGAAACATATGGTCGAGCGTTTACTAATCGGACTTTTAGGACAAGGGCACATTTTGCTTGAAGGTGTTCCGGGATTAGCCAAAACTTTAGCGATTAATACTTTGTCGCAAGCCGTTCAGGGATCGTTCAGCCGTATCCAGTTTACTCCTGACTTATTACCTGCCGATGTTATTGGAACAATGATTTACAACATCAAAGCCAACGAATTCTCCATTAAAAAAGGACCAATCTTCGCTAATTTTGTTCTTGCAGATGAGATTAACCGTGCTCCGGCAAAAGTACAATCGGCACTTTTAGAGGCGATGCAGGAAAAGCAGGTTACCATTGGCGATACCACTTTCAAATTAGATCGTCCGTTTTTAGTTCTTGCTACCCAAAACCCGGTGGAGCAGGAAGGAACTTATCAGCTTCCTGAAGCACAGGTCGATCGTTTTATGCTTAAAACTGTAATTGATTATCCAAAAATTGACGAAGAGCGCTTCGTAATTCGTCAAAACTTAAAAGGAAGTTACGAAAAAGTAAATCCTGTCGTTTCTGTAGAGCAAATTTTGCGTGCGCAAGAAGCTGTTCGTGAAGTTTACATGGACGAAAAAATCGAAAAATACATCTTAGATATCATCTTTGCTACCCGTTATCCGGAAAAATACAAGCTTGCCGACTTAAAACCTCTTATCAGCTTTGGAGCATCACCACGTGGAAGTATCAATTTAGCTAACGCAGCAAAATGTTACGCTTTCATCAAACGTCGTGGTTATGTAATTCCTGAAGATGTTCGTGCAGTAGTACATGATGTTCTGCGTCACAGAGTGGGTATCACTTATGAGGCTGAAGCCGAAAACATTACTTCTGTAGACATTATCAACAAAATCGTAAACGAGATTGAGGTACCTTAAAAATTTGTTTCAAGTTTCAGGTTTCAGGTTGTTGCAAGACTAACTTGAAACTTTTAAACTTTAAACTTTAAACAAATAAAATGGATACAAAAGAGCTTTTAAAAAAAGTACGGAAAATAGAAATCAAAACCAAAAGACTGAGTAATCATATCTTTTCAGGAGAATACCACTCTTCCTTTAAAGGACGAGGAATGACTTTTAGTGAAGTACGTCAATACCAATATGGCGATGATATTCGTAACATCGATTGGAATGTAACGGCGCGCTACAACGAAGCTCACGTAAAAGTTTTTGAAGAAGAGCGTGAGCTAACCATGGTTTTAATGGTAGACATCTCAGGCTCTGAAGGTTTTGGATCAAAAAGTCAGTTTAAAAAAGACATCGTCACCGAAATTGCGGCAACGATGGCTTTTTCGGCTACACAAAATAATGATAAAATTGGTTTAATATTATTCTCTGACAATGTAGAGTTGTATATTCCCCCAAAAAAAGGACGTTCTCATGTACTCCGAATCATTCGCGAGTTAATTGAATTTGAACCAAAGAGTCACAAAACCGATATTTCGCAAGCTTTGAAATTCCTGTCCGGAACACAAAAAAAGAAAGCGATCGTTTTTATGATTTCCGATTTCATGGCCGAAAATTATGAGCAGACTTTAAAAATTGCTTCTAAAAAACATGACATCACCGGGGTACGTGTGTACGATATCCGCGAGGAAAAAATTCCGAATTTAGGAATGGTAAGTATGCTCGATGCCGAAACAGGAAAAATTCAATTGGTAAATACCGGCTCAAAAACAGTACGACTGAATTACGAAAAACACTATCAGGACAGAGTGAATTATTTCAAGGATATTTTTAGTAAATCGGGAGCTGGTGTCGTAAATACAAGAGTCGACGAAAATTACGTGACCAAATTATTAGGTTATTTCAAATCAAGATGATCTTAGATTGTTAGACTTCTTAGAATATTAGACTTCTTAGATTGTCAGACTGTTAGATTATACGAATTATAAAGTCTTTAGATAAAAAAATCCGTTTAAATCTGTGTCATCCATGTTCCATTTTTAAGCATTCATTTTAGACCAAAATCTGAAATCAAAAACCAAATGAAATTAAAATTTTACATATTTTTATTTTTACTTTCCTCAGCTGTTTTTGCGCAACAAAAACAAGTTGAGACAAGTATTGATACTACAAAAAATAAAATTGGTGCCGAGTTTAAACTCACTCTTAAAACAGTTGTAAGTTCAAAATCTAAGGTTGTTTTTCCTAAACTAAAAAACATTGGTCCTTTAGAGGTTATTCAATCCTATCCTATCGACACTGTCAAGAAAAATGACACTTACGAACTGATTAAAAAATACGGATTAACCCAATTTGATTCCGGAAAATATACCATTCCGTCTATTAAAATTTTAATTGACAAGAAACCATATGCAACAGATTCTATTCGCGTTGAAGTGGCCAATGTAAAAGTCGATACGTTACAGCAAAAAATGTACGACATCAAAGACATTACTCCCGCAGACAATGGGATTGGTAACTGGTGGATTTACGTTTTGATTCTGATTGTAATTCTTGCCATCGGAGCGTTTGTTTATTGGTATGTTAAGAAACATCAAAAGAAAAAGATAGAAGAGGAAGTCTACAAAACTCCTATAGAAAAAGCGACAAGTTTGTTGAACAATCTGGAGCAGAAAGAACTGGTACAAAAAGGAGAAATAAAAGAATACTACAGTGAATTGACGGATATTGCCCGAAACTACATCGAAGAGGCAATTCATATTCCGGCAATGGAAAGCACCACTTCTGAATTGATTCAGGCCATCAGAACCGCTTCTACCAAAAAGAAGATGACTTTAACACCGGAAACCGTTGAAAACTTAGAACGTGTTTTACGTCAGGCGGATTTAGTGAAATTTGCGAAATCTAAACCCTTAGAGTTTGAAATCACAGAAGACCGAAATAAAATTCAGAAAGTAATCCTGACACTTGATAATGCTATTCCAACCGAAGTACCGGCAGAAGAAGAGGATCAATTGTTGAACGAAGCACAAAAACAAAAACAGATAAAACTTCAGTTGTTAAAGAAACGCAACAAACGTATTGCGATCTCAGTAGGATCTGTTTTATTTTTACTGATTGCCACTACCGCCTTCTTTATCGTTACAAAAGGTTTTAACTATGTAAAAGATAATGTAATCGGACATCCTTCGAAAGAATTATTAGAAGGAGAATGGGTAAAAAGTGAGTACGGAAATCCGGGCATCCTGATTGAAACTCCAAAGGTTTTAAAACGTATGGATACTCAAAAAGTCCTTCCGAAAGAAACTATGGCCCTCATCAAAGAAATGCAGCTTTTCGCTTACGGAAGCATGGTTGGAAACTTCTACGTAACCGTTTCTACCAGCAAGTTTAAGAATCCTGTAGAGCTTGACTTAGCCAAAGCATTAGAAGGTTCTTTAAAAGTTATTGAAGCTCAGGGCGGACAAAATATTATTGTAAAACAAGAAGATTTTCAAACCAATGAAGGCGTTCAGGGACTAAAAGGATACGGAACCATGACCGTTTTCAATCCTATTGACAAGACAAGTGCAAAAGCATATTATGAACTCTTACTTTTTAAACAAGATCAGGGATTACAACAGATCTTGATTTTACACGAAGAAGGAGATACCTATGCCAATGATATTACAACCAGAATATTAAATTCTGTAGAACTTAGAAAAGCGAGTAACTAATGGATAAGATAACTTTTTTAAATCCGGAATTTTTTTGGTTGTTTCTGTTAATCCCCATTGCGATCGCTTGGTTTTTCTGGAAACGCAACCAGCAATCGGCGACTTTAAAAATGAGTTCAACTCAGGGTTTCAAAAACAGCGAATCGCTATTGACCAAATTAAAACCTTGTTTGTATGTTTTCAGGATTATCGCTTTAAGCTCTTTAATCATTGCATTGGCAAGACCAAGAACGGTTGACATCAGCAATCAGACCAAGACCACGAAAGGGATTGATATTGTAATGGCAATTGACGTTTCGGGTAGTATGCTTGCCAAAGATTTAAAGCCAAACCGTATGGAAGCTTTAAAAAGAGTGGCAGCAGATTTTGTTGGGGAAAGACCTAACGACAGAATCGGATTGGTTTTATATGCCTCAGAAGCTTATACCAAAACTCCCGTTACAAGCGATAAAGCTATTATTCTAGAAGCGATCAAAGGAATTAAATACGACACGGTGCTGCAAGACGGAACGGGAATTGGAATGGGATTGGCAACAGCCGTAAACCGTCTAAAAGACAGTAAGGCAAAAAGTCGTGTGATTATTTTAATGACTGATGGGGTGAACAATGCCGGTTTTATTGAGCCTGAAACAGCTTCAGACATTGCAAAACAATACGGAATAAAAGTATACACGATCGGAATTGGTACCAACGGAATGGCTCCGTCGCCATACGCCTACGCACCAAACGGAGGTTTCCTGTTTAAAATGCAAAAAGTAGAAATCGACGAGCAATTGATGAAAAGTATTGCCCGAAAAACAGACGGAACCTACTTCAGAGCAACCAGTAACGATCGATTAGCCGAAATATACAGTGCCATCAATAAACTCGAAACTACCGAAATACAGGAACTAAAATTCTACGATTACGACGAAAAGTACCGAATATTTGTTTTACTTGCCGCCTTTTTGTTAGTATTGGAAGTAGGATTAAGAAATACAGTTTACAGAAGCTTTATATAATATTTTAGTCGCAGTCACAGTTTTCCCTTTACAGCTGAAAACTGTGACTGCGACTGAGAACTAGAATTAAAAAATGGAATTAGACGAAAAAAAATATTTATACCTTTTATTCTTACTCCCAATTGTGGCGTGCATTTTCCTTTTCAATATGTATTGGAAAAAGAAAAAACAACGTGAATTTGGTGATCTTGAAATGGTAAAAAGACTGAGCCCGGAACGCTCTGTTTTTAAACCTGTCCTAAAATTATCGGTATTGCTTTTGGCACTTGCCTGTTTAATTATCGGATTGGTAAATCCGAAGATTGGGACTAAAATGGAAACCGTAAAACGGGAAGGAATCGATATTGTTTTTGCCGTTGACGTTTCAAAAAGTATGCTTGCCGAAGATGTGGCACCAAGCCGTTTAGAGAAAAGTAAACAGCTGGTTTCTCAAATCATCAACAATTTAGGAAGTGACCGAATCGGAATCGTAGCCTATGCCGGAAGCGCCTTTCCGGTTTTACCAATTACTTCCGATTATAGTGTTGCCAAAATGTTCCTGCAAAGCATGACTCCCGACATGGTTTCTTCACAAGGAACTTCTTTAGACGAGGCCATCAGACTTTCTTCTACTTATTTTGACGAAAAAAGCAAAACCAGTAAATTACTGATTCTGATTTCCGATGGAGAAGACCACTCTGAAGGCGCTACAGCTGCTGCAGAAGAAGCCAACAAAATGGGAATGAAAATCATTACCATTGGTGTTGGAACTGAAAAAGGAGGTACCATTCCTTTAAAAGAAAACGGCGTAGTCAGAGGTTATCAAAAAGACCAAAACGGGCAAACCGTTACCACAAAATTAAATCAGGAAGATTTAAAAAATATTGCAAAAGCGACCAAAGGTGGCTATGTTTACGGCGGAAATACCAAAGAAGTGCTGGAATACATCAAGAATGCCCTAAATAACATTCAAAAAACAGAATTCGAAGCAACTCAAATGGCCGATTTTCAATCGCAATTTCAGTGGTTCATCGGATTTGCTTTTCTGTTGTTGTTTTTAGACATTTTCCTTTTGGAAAGAAAAACAAACTGGATTAAAGAGTTGAATTTATTTAACGAAAAGAAATAATTGTTTCCCATAAAACCGGAAACAAAACATAAAAAAATTAGAATGAAAAATTTACTTCTTTATATTTTACTCACATTTTCTTTAGCAGTTTCTGCTCAGGAGAAAGACAAAACATTGCCTGAGGCCAATGAAGAATATAAGCAGAATAAATTTACGGACGCAGAAGCCAATTACAGAATTTCAGAATCAAAATTCCCAAAACGTACTGCTGCTCCTTATAATCTGGGAAACACTATATACAAACAGAATCAGGTTTCTGAGGCTAAGTTTGCTTATGCTAAAGCGATAAAAAATGCTAAAGCAAGACCTGATAAACACAAGGCATTTCACAATTTAGGGAATGTTTTTATGAAAGAGAAAAATTATACACAGGCCGTTGAAGCTTACAAAGAAGCTTTGCGTAACGATCCTACCGATGATGAGACCCGTTACAATTATGCTTTGGCAAAACAGAAACTAAAAGAAAATCCTCCGAAAAACGACAAAAACAAGGACAAGGATAAAGATAAAAAGAACGACAAAAAAGACGATCAGAAAAAAGACGGCGACAACAAAGACAAAAAGGACGGAAAAGACGATCAGAAAAAAGACGACAAAGGCGATAAAGACAAGGATAAAAAAGACGGTAAAAATGACCCTAAGAAAGATGACAAATCAGACAACAAAGGGGAGCCAAAACCAATGCCTGGAGGGATATCTAAAGAAAGAGTTCAGAATTTACTGGATGCCGTGAACAACGAAGAAAAGAAAATTCAGGACAAAGTCAACGCTCAAAAAGTAAAAGGTAACCCGAAAAAAACAGAAAAAGACTGGTAGATCGATTGTTTATAGTTTATTGTTCGTAGTTATTAAACCAACAATAAACCAAAAACGGCAAACGACAAACCATAAACAACAAACCGATTAAACAAGTAATGAAAAGATATTTAATTCTATTACTATTCACTTTTCAGGGACTTATGGCTCAAGTTCAATTTGAAGCCAGAGTAAGCAAGAATACGCTTGGAGTAAACGAAAGGCTTCGTATCGACTTCATCATGAATGTTGATGGGGACAACTTTGACCAGCCTTCTTTTGATGGTTTTAAAATTGTAGCCGGACCAAGCCAGCAAATCAGTCAATCCTGGATTAATGGAAGAAGTTCTTTTCAAAAAATCTATTCCTATATCTTACAGCCCGACCACAAAGGGACTGTAACAATCAAACAAGCTGCTATTGAATACAATGGTCAGATCTATAAAACGGCACCTTTAAAAATTGTGGTAACCAATGCCGTTGCACAGGAAAGAGATCCTAATGACAGACCTCAAGGATCAAGTACAGGTGATGAAATGCTACACCTTGTGGCCGAAATTTCAAAAACAAATCCGTATCTGAATGAACCTATAACTGTTGTTTACAAACTGTATTTCAACTATATCAATGTGACCGGTTTCAAAGAGTTGGCTAAACCTAAATACAATGACTTCTGGAATCAGAATATCGATATCAAACAACTTGCTGTTGAACAGGGAAGTTATCAAGGGCAAAGATGTTATTATGTAGTCTTGAAAAAGACCATTTTGTATCCACAAAAATCAGGAAGACTTACCATTGAACCACTTTCACTGGACATAGGCGTGCAATTGCCTACCAACCGTCGTGATATGTTCGGTCAGATGATTGTAAGCGACGACAATAAAGTAGTTTCGGCCGGAGCCAAAACAATCAACGTACGACCTTTACCGGAAGCTACCAAACCTGAAGGCTTTGGCGGTGCTGTGGGTAAATTTAATTTTACGGTTACCCCTTCTAAAACGACCTTGAAGAGCGGAGAAAGTCTTGACCTGTTTGTGAGCGCAGCCGGGAACGGAAACATGAAATTGTTTACTTTGCCAAAACCTGTCGTTCCTAATGCCTTAGAGATGTATGATCCGGTTCACGATGAAAAAGTAACCACTTCACTTTCGGGAATGTCCGGAAAAATAAGCGACAAGTACACCATTATTCCGCAATACAAAGGAAAATATGCCATCAAACCCATGCAGTTTTCTTATTTTGATTTGAGCACAGGTTCCTACAAAACGATCACTTCACAGGAAATCATGATTGACGTTTTAGACGGCCCAATGCCATCGGCAGCAAATACCCCTGCACATGCAGCTACAAATACAATTGCAAAAACGGAACAGTTCAAGTACATCAAACCTAAAACCACTTTGGTTTCGATCGCTAAAAATGATTTTTACGGTTCTAATTTATATTACACGCTATTGTTCCTGCCTTTCGTAATTCTGCCAATCATTATTCTGGCTAAGAAAAGAAAAGAAGCAATTGACGGCGACGTTACCGGAAACCGTATTAAAATGAACAATAAGCTGGCGAAGAAATATCTATCTGAAGCTAAAAAACAACTTAACAACAAAGAACCGTTTTATATTGCTCTGGAAAAAGCGATGCACAATTTCCTAAAAGCGAAACTGCATATCGAAACTTCAGAAATGAGCAAAGATAATATTAGCGAACTGTTATTGTCCCGAAATGCCAGCCCGGAATCGGTTCAAAGTTTTATTAATCTGACTGAAAACTGTGAATTTGCAAGATATGCTCCGGCATCCAGCACATCAATCCAACAGGATTTTGACAAAGCTGTTCTGATCATTTCGGACTTAGAGAAACAAATCGTTTAAACTTAAAAAATCAAACCCGACAAGTTTTAAAAAACCTGTCGGGTTTAACGACAATAAGATGAAAAATATAGTATATCTTTTTTTACTAATCACTCAGATTTTCTTTGCTCAAAGCAGCTTTGAAAAAGGAAATGCGCTGTATCAAAAAGGGCAATATCAGCAAGCGGTTGATGTTTATGAAAGTATTCTCAAAGAAGACAAACAGCAATCGGCAGAATTGTATTTTAATTTAGGGAACAGTTACTATAAATTAAACAAAGTAGCTCCTTCGATCTATAATTATGAAAAGGCACTGGTTTTAAAACCACATGATCCGGAGACCCTAAACAACTTAAAATTTGCCAAAAAGCTAACCATCGATGAAATTAAAGAAGTCCCAAAAGTAGGTTTTGCAAAACTGATTCAGAATTTTACCGGAATCTTCGATTATAATACCTGGGCAATAATTTCTATCGCAATCGCATTTGCTTTCTTACTGACTTTTATCGGCTATTACTTCTCACAGCTTACGCTCTCGAAAAGAATTTATTTCATTGGAATGTTTGTTCTTTTGATCGCTTTGCTTTTAAGTGTTTCGGCAGGGATGTCTGAAAAAAATCATTTTGACAACGACCGTCCTGCAATTGTTTTTGCCGAATTAAGTGAAGTTCGCAGCGAACCTCAGAAATCAGGTTCTGCCATTATTTTACTGCACGAAGGAGCCAAAGTATATGTTTTGGAAACTGTTGGAGGCTGGAAAAAAATAGAATTAACTGATGGAACGGAAGGCTGGATGGATGCCTCTACCATTCGGGAAGTAAAATAAATATTCAAAAAAAATCAAATAAAAAAATCCCAAACACCCCTCTTAAAATGGTGTTTGGGATTTTTTGTATGGGTATCAATCACTTCTGAATCGCATCGATACTATAAATAAACTTAAGTTCAAGACCGCATACTTCTTAAGTTTACTTATGGCAAATTCTTGTTTTACAATGAAAAACTATAGATTTTTAAAGGCGTCACACAGTAATCCAGTTTCACATCTGATTCAAAAACATCCTCGATCTGATTTTCAGCTTCAAAAAAAGAAAGGCCAATCTTAATTGTTCCGGGTTTACATTCTGACAGGAATTTATCATAAAACCCTTTTCCGTATCCTACCCGATTTCCAAAAACATCAAAAACTAAAAGCGGGACAAAAACAACCTCTATAGTTTCAGAAGGAACTTGCAAACCATTTACCGGTTCAGGAATATTGTATTCATTCTTTCTGATTTTGGTATTATCGGTCAACAAAAAATGCGTCATACCACGAGTCTCAAAATCACTTTTTGAAACTACTATTTCTTTATCTTTTCCGGAAAGCAAATGCAATACGTATTCTGTATTTACTTCTCGCTGCTCTTCAATCGGAAGAAAAACATGATAATAGATTTTATCCCAAATAGACAATTGGATTATATTATTGGCAATAGCCAGACTTTTCTCTTCGATATCATTTTCTGAAAGTTCTTTTCGAAGATTTTTATAGTGTAATCGTAATTCTTTTTTATTCGTCGGCATACTCGTCTCTGTTTTTAGACATATGGTAAATCGCATCTCCTTCGTACACGATGGGCGAGTGATTGGCATTGATCACAAATCCGTCATGCGGTGCTTTTACTTTTTGTTCAAATTTACCAAACGGATCGGTAATAATGGCTAAGATAGTCCCTTTCGTTACAAAACGTCCAATCCTGTTATAATCATGAAGCAGACCCGAACATTTCGCACGCAGCCAAACCGAATTTTTAATGTAGATAGAAGGATCTTCTGCGGTTTCGACAAGATGTTTTGAATCCAGCATATTCAAATAATTCAACAAACGCTTCACTCCCATTACCCCTTCATTTGCCACCGAATCATTAATATCCAGAGATTTTCCGCCCTCAAAAAGCAGCATTTTTATATTGGCCTTTTCACAGGTAGTGCGGAATGAACCGCTAATATTTTTAGAATACAAGGTAAAAGGCGCATTGAAAACATCGGCAAGTTCTTTCAGTTCCGGGTTGTTCTCCGTAATCCTGATTTGCGGAACATTAAATCGGCTCGCTCCCCCGGCATGAAAATCAACCGCATAATCAATAATTGGCAAAATTTCTGCTACGATATGATAAGCGAAACGGCTTGCCAAAGATCCTTTTTTGCTCCCCGGAAAAACGCGGTTTAAGTCACGCCCGTCGGGAAATTCTCTGGATTTATTTACAAAACCGTAAATATTGATAATGGGAATGCAAATAATGGTTCCTTTAGCGGGACGGTTGATTTTTTTGCTGATCAGCTGTCGGACTATTTCAACACCGTTAATCTCATCACCGTGGATTCCTGCCGAAAATAAAACGACCGGACCTTCAATTTTTGAACGGCGTACGATAATCGGAATATTCAATTTTGTAGTGGTATGCAGACGAGCAATTTCAACGTTTATTGTTTTACTTTCGCCCGGCAAAACTGATTCGCCAAAAATAATCAGGGGTTTACTGTTTTTCATGTGGAATTATAAAATCTAAATATAGAAATTATTCTTTTGATTTCGTAAATTTGAAACTAAATCAATGTTAAGCTTTTTAAGACCTCAAAAGGTTTTTTTAAAGTTTAACAACTATCTTCAGAAACAAAACAGAATGCACAAACCATCATCCTTAGATCTTCAAATCCTAACCTTGCCGGACAATCCGGGTGTGTATCAGTATTATGACAAAGACGGAAAGATTTTATATGTTGGAAAAGCTAAGAACCTAAAAAAAAGAGTCTCCTCTTATTTCAATAAAATACACGATACCGCCAAAACCAATGTTTTGGTGAAGAAAATTGTAACCATCAAACACATCGTAGTTCCCACAGAAACTGATGCACTTTTATTGGAGAACAATTTAATTAAAACACTCCAACCGCGTTATAATGTTTTGCTTCGCGACGACAAAAGTTACCCTTGGATCTGTATCAAGAAGGAACCTTTTTCGAGAATATTTTCTACCCGAAGAATGGTCAAAGACGGTTCTGAATATTTTGGTCCTTACACCAGTTTCAAAACAGTACATACTATTTTAGATTTAATCAAAGAATTATACCCTTTGAGGACTTGTAATTTTGATTTGAGTCCGTCTAATATTGATTCCGGAAAATTCAAAGTCTGTCTGGAATATCACATTGGTAACTGTAAAGGACCTTGTGAAGGACTTGAATCTCTGGAAGACTACCAAAGACAGGTTGATGCGATCCGCGAAATTCTAAAAGGGAATTTCAAAGAAAGCATGAAAGACTTCAAACGACTGATGATCCAGTATGCAAAAGACTTGCGTTTTGAAGAAGCTCAAAAAATAAAAGAAAAAATCGAAATTCTGGAGAATTACCAGTCGCGATCTACCATTGTCAATCCGAAAATTACAAATATTGATGTTTTCTCGATTGTTTCCGATGAAAGCTCAGCCTATGTTAACTTCCTTCAAATCTCGCACGGATCGATTATACGTTCGCATACTTTAGAAATGAAGAAAAAGCTGGAGGAGACGGACGAAGAATTATTAGAACTTGCCATTATAGAATTACGTGAGCGCTTTCAGTTATTGTCTAAAGAAATCATCGTTCCGTTTGAAATTGATTTAGGTGAAAACATCAAAACTACCGTTCCTCAATTGGGAGATAAAAAACAAATATTAGAACTGTCTATTCGGAACGCGAAATTTTACCGAATCGAACAGCTCAAACAATTACAAATTGTAGATCCTGACCGACATACCAATCGGATCATGGCACAAATGCAAAAGGACCTGCGATTGCCTGTTGAACCCCG
It includes:
- a CDS encoding AAA family ATPase, giving the protein MEENTTTLDIRAINEKIERESAFIDLLTMEMNKVIVGQKHMVERLLIGLLGQGHILLEGVPGLAKTLAINTLSQAVQGSFSRIQFTPDLLPADVIGTMIYNIKANEFSIKKGPIFANFVLADEINRAPAKVQSALLEAMQEKQVTIGDTTFKLDRPFLVLATQNPVEQEGTYQLPEAQVDRFMLKTVIDYPKIDEERFVIRQNLKGSYEKVNPVVSVEQILRAQEAVREVYMDEKIEKYILDIIFATRYPEKYKLADLKPLISFGASPRGSINLANAAKCYAFIKRRGYVIPEDVRAVVHDVLRHRVGITYEAEAENITSVDIINKIVNEIEVP
- a CDS encoding DUF58 domain-containing protein, producing MDTKELLKKVRKIEIKTKRLSNHIFSGEYHSSFKGRGMTFSEVRQYQYGDDIRNIDWNVTARYNEAHVKVFEEERELTMVLMVDISGSEGFGSKSQFKKDIVTEIAATMAFSATQNNDKIGLILFSDNVELYIPPKKGRSHVLRIIRELIEFEPKSHKTDISQALKFLSGTQKKKAIVFMISDFMAENYEQTLKIASKKHDITGVRVYDIREEKIPNLGMVSMLDAETGKIQLVNTGSKTVRLNYEKHYQDRVNYFKDIFSKSGAGVVNTRVDENYVTKLLGYFKSR
- a CDS encoding EGFR-like transmembrane domain-containing protein produces the protein MKLKFYIFLFLLSSAVFAQQKQVETSIDTTKNKIGAEFKLTLKTVVSSKSKVVFPKLKNIGPLEVIQSYPIDTVKKNDTYELIKKYGLTQFDSGKYTIPSIKILIDKKPYATDSIRVEVANVKVDTLQQKMYDIKDITPADNGIGNWWIYVLILIVILAIGAFVYWYVKKHQKKKIEEEVYKTPIEKATSLLNNLEQKELVQKGEIKEYYSELTDIARNYIEEAIHIPAMESTTSELIQAIRTASTKKKMTLTPETVENLERVLRQADLVKFAKSKPLEFEITEDRNKIQKVILTLDNAIPTEVPAEEEDQLLNEAQKQKQIKLQLLKKRNKRIAISVGSVLFLLIATTAFFIVTKGFNYVKDNVIGHPSKELLEGEWVKSEYGNPGILIETPKVLKRMDTQKVLPKETMALIKEMQLFAYGSMVGNFYVTVSTSKFKNPVELDLAKALEGSLKVIEAQGGQNIIVKQEDFQTNEGVQGLKGYGTMTVFNPIDKTSAKAYYELLLFKQDQGLQQILILHEEGDTYANDITTRILNSVELRKASN
- a CDS encoding vWA domain-containing protein; translation: MDKITFLNPEFFWLFLLIPIAIAWFFWKRNQQSATLKMSSTQGFKNSESLLTKLKPCLYVFRIIALSSLIIALARPRTVDISNQTKTTKGIDIVMAIDVSGSMLAKDLKPNRMEALKRVAADFVGERPNDRIGLVLYASEAYTKTPVTSDKAIILEAIKGIKYDTVLQDGTGIGMGLATAVNRLKDSKAKSRVIILMTDGVNNAGFIEPETASDIAKQYGIKVYTIGIGTNGMAPSPYAYAPNGGFLFKMQKVEIDEQLMKSIARKTDGTYFRATSNDRLAEIYSAINKLETTEIQELKFYDYDEKYRIFVLLAAFLLVLEVGLRNTVYRSFI
- a CDS encoding VWA domain-containing protein; protein product: MELDEKKYLYLLFLLPIVACIFLFNMYWKKKKQREFGDLEMVKRLSPERSVFKPVLKLSVLLLALACLIIGLVNPKIGTKMETVKREGIDIVFAVDVSKSMLAEDVAPSRLEKSKQLVSQIINNLGSDRIGIVAYAGSAFPVLPITSDYSVAKMFLQSMTPDMVSSQGTSLDEAIRLSSTYFDEKSKTSKLLILISDGEDHSEGATAAAEEANKMGMKIITIGVGTEKGGTIPLKENGVVRGYQKDQNGQTVTTKLNQEDLKNIAKATKGGYVYGGNTKEVLEYIKNALNNIQKTEFEATQMADFQSQFQWFIGFAFLLLFLDIFLLERKTNWIKELNLFNEKK
- a CDS encoding tetratricopeptide repeat protein; translation: MKNLLLYILLTFSLAVSAQEKDKTLPEANEEYKQNKFTDAEANYRISESKFPKRTAAPYNLGNTIYKQNQVSEAKFAYAKAIKNAKARPDKHKAFHNLGNVFMKEKNYTQAVEAYKEALRNDPTDDETRYNYALAKQKLKENPPKNDKNKDKDKDKKNDKKDDQKKDGDNKDKKDGKDDQKKDDKGDKDKDKKDGKNDPKKDDKSDNKGEPKPMPGGISKERVQNLLDAVNNEEKKIQDKVNAQKVKGNPKKTEKDW
- a CDS encoding BatD family protein codes for the protein MKRYLILLLFTFQGLMAQVQFEARVSKNTLGVNERLRIDFIMNVDGDNFDQPSFDGFKIVAGPSQQISQSWINGRSSFQKIYSYILQPDHKGTVTIKQAAIEYNGQIYKTAPLKIVVTNAVAQERDPNDRPQGSSTGDEMLHLVAEISKTNPYLNEPITVVYKLYFNYINVTGFKELAKPKYNDFWNQNIDIKQLAVEQGSYQGQRCYYVVLKKTILYPQKSGRLTIEPLSLDIGVQLPTNRRDMFGQMIVSDDNKVVSAGAKTINVRPLPEATKPEGFGGAVGKFNFTVTPSKTTLKSGESLDLFVSAAGNGNMKLFTLPKPVVPNALEMYDPVHDEKVTTSLSGMSGKISDKYTIIPQYKGKYAIKPMQFSYFDLSTGSYKTITSQEIMIDVLDGPMPSAANTPAHAATNTIAKTEQFKYIKPKTTLVSIAKNDFYGSNLYYTLLFLPFVILPIIILAKKRKEAIDGDVTGNRIKMNNKLAKKYLSEAKKQLNNKEPFYIALEKAMHNFLKAKLHIETSEMSKDNISELLLSRNASPESVQSFINLTENCEFARYAPASSTSIQQDFDKAVLIISDLEKQIV